The following proteins are encoded in a genomic region of Arachis stenosperma cultivar V10309 chromosome 4, arast.V10309.gnm1.PFL2, whole genome shotgun sequence:
- the LOC130976167 gene encoding uncharacterized protein LOC130976167 isoform X2, translating into MILYVWALNNIYRLQILYILLSECIIQMAKSAIDEVSDTGAFVRSASTFRQFISRDPNSQFPAEPGRYHLYVSYACPWASRCLAYLNIKGLQKAISFSSVKPIWERTKESDEHKGWVFPDSKTEVLGAEPDLLNGAKSIRELYEIASTNYTGKFTVPVLWDKKLKTIVNNESSEIIRMFNTEFNDIAENPSLDLYPTDLRTKIDEANEWIYSGINNGVYKCGFAKMQEPYNEAVQQLYEALDKCESILSKQRYICGNLVTEADIRLFVTLIRFDEVYAVHFKCNKKLLREYPNLFNYTKDIFQIPGMSSTVNMEHIKLHYYGSHPSINPFGIVPAGPDIDYSSPHDRDRFSA; encoded by the exons ATGATTCTGTATGTATGGGCTCTGAATAACATTTATAGGCTCCAAATATTGTATATTCTTTTAAGTGAG TGTATTATTCAAATGGCGAAATCTGCAATCGATGAGGTATCCGACACCGGTGCTTTTGTAAGATCTGCTTCCACATTTCGGCAATTCATTTCGAGGGACCCGAATTCCCAATTCCCAGCAGAGCCAGGAAGGTATCATCTCTATGTATCATATGCTTGTCCTTGGGCTTCCAGGTGCCTTGCTTATTTGAATATCAAAGGGCTTCAGAAAGCTATAAGTTTCTCG TCAGTCAAACCCATCTGGGAAAGAACTAAAGAATCAGATGAGCATAAGGGATGGGTTTTTCCTGATTCGAAGACTGAGGTTCTAGGAGCTGAACCTGACCTGTTAAACGGAGCAAAGAGCATTAGAGAACTTTATGAAATTGCAAGTACAAACTACACAGGGAAGTTCACCGTTCCG GTTCTGTGGGATAAGAAACTCAAGACCATTGTTAATAATGAGAGCTCGGAGATAATCCGCATGTTTAACACTGAATTCAACGACATTGCAGAAAATCCCTCCTTGGACTTATATCCAACTGATTTGCGAACCAAAATTGATGAGGCTAATGAGTGGATATATAGTGGAATAAACAATGGTGTTTATAAATGTGGATTTGCAAAGATGCAAGAACCATACAATGAG GCTGTACAACAATTGTATGAAGCTTTGGACAAATGTGAGAGTATACTAAGCAAGCAGCGATACATATGTGGCAACTTAGTTACTGAAGCAGACATTCGATTGTTCGTCACTCTCATCCGATTTGATGAG GTTTATGCAGTTCACTTTAAGTGCAACAAGAAGCTACTTCGGGAGTACCCAAACCTCTTCAATTACACTAAAGACATCTTCCAAATTCCCGGCATGAGTAGCACTGTGAACATGGAGCATATAAAGTTGCATTACTACGGAAGCCATCCTTCGATTAATCCATTCGGAATCGTTCCTGCTGGACCAGATATTGATTATTCTTCCCCCCATGACAGAGACAGGTTTTCTGCATaa
- the LOC130976167 gene encoding uncharacterized protein LOC130976167 isoform X1, protein MLYLTIVRPSSIYFTLSQFSFDNYNKCIIQMAKSAIDEVSDTGAFVRSASTFRQFISRDPNSQFPAEPGRYHLYVSYACPWASRCLAYLNIKGLQKAISFSSVKPIWERTKESDEHKGWVFPDSKTEVLGAEPDLLNGAKSIRELYEIASTNYTGKFTVPVLWDKKLKTIVNNESSEIIRMFNTEFNDIAENPSLDLYPTDLRTKIDEANEWIYSGINNGVYKCGFAKMQEPYNEAVQQLYEALDKCESILSKQRYICGNLVTEADIRLFVTLIRFDEVYAVHFKCNKKLLREYPNLFNYTKDIFQIPGMSSTVNMEHIKLHYYGSHPSINPFGIVPAGPDIDYSSPHDRDRFSA, encoded by the exons ATGTTGTATCTCACAATAGTGCGCCCCAGCAGCATATACTTTACTCTCTCCCAATTTTCCTTCGACAACTACAACAAG TGTATTATTCAAATGGCGAAATCTGCAATCGATGAGGTATCCGACACCGGTGCTTTTGTAAGATCTGCTTCCACATTTCGGCAATTCATTTCGAGGGACCCGAATTCCCAATTCCCAGCAGAGCCAGGAAGGTATCATCTCTATGTATCATATGCTTGTCCTTGGGCTTCCAGGTGCCTTGCTTATTTGAATATCAAAGGGCTTCAGAAAGCTATAAGTTTCTCG TCAGTCAAACCCATCTGGGAAAGAACTAAAGAATCAGATGAGCATAAGGGATGGGTTTTTCCTGATTCGAAGACTGAGGTTCTAGGAGCTGAACCTGACCTGTTAAACGGAGCAAAGAGCATTAGAGAACTTTATGAAATTGCAAGTACAAACTACACAGGGAAGTTCACCGTTCCG GTTCTGTGGGATAAGAAACTCAAGACCATTGTTAATAATGAGAGCTCGGAGATAATCCGCATGTTTAACACTGAATTCAACGACATTGCAGAAAATCCCTCCTTGGACTTATATCCAACTGATTTGCGAACCAAAATTGATGAGGCTAATGAGTGGATATATAGTGGAATAAACAATGGTGTTTATAAATGTGGATTTGCAAAGATGCAAGAACCATACAATGAG GCTGTACAACAATTGTATGAAGCTTTGGACAAATGTGAGAGTATACTAAGCAAGCAGCGATACATATGTGGCAACTTAGTTACTGAAGCAGACATTCGATTGTTCGTCACTCTCATCCGATTTGATGAG GTTTATGCAGTTCACTTTAAGTGCAACAAGAAGCTACTTCGGGAGTACCCAAACCTCTTCAATTACACTAAAGACATCTTCCAAATTCCCGGCATGAGTAGCACTGTGAACATGGAGCATATAAAGTTGCATTACTACGGAAGCCATCCTTCGATTAATCCATTCGGAATCGTTCCTGCTGGACCAGATATTGATTATTCTTCCCCCCATGACAGAGACAGGTTTTCTGCATaa